A segment of the Candidatus Zixiibacteriota bacterium genome:
CGATCGCGACCCCGAAAACGCTGCCTTCCCAGAATTTCCGTTCGGCGACCTGCGGAACGGGTTGACTCCTGTCCTGAGCGGGGCCCCAGCGGCGGCCCCACATGAACATCATCGGTCCGTGCGGTCCTGCGGCAGAAGGTCCGGGCGCGTGCGCTCGCCTGTGCTGCATCATCATCCGGCGCATGCGCCTTCCAGGAAGCTCGTCGGGAGGAAGCGGTCGGCCGCGCGAATCGAGCAGCTCGATCTTCTGCAGGCGATTCACCGCCGCCACGTCCTCGAGCGCCGCCTGGTCGACCGGAGGAAAAGCCAGGAGGCGATCGATGAGCCGGGCGTTGTCGAGCAGGCGCTGGGCGATGAGGTCTTCGAGAAGGCGGTTCCCCAGCACCGCGCTGCGGACGTTGGTCTCGACGGCATCGGCCAGAGCGAGCCCCTTGGCTTGCGCCTGCCGCAGCAGCTCGTCCTGCAGTCGTCGCGCTTCGGAGTAGACGTAGGCCGAGACCAGCGCCAGGAGCAGAAGAACGGAAAAAATGAAGTGGCGGGGCAGAATGATTTTCCGCATACCAGACCGAATTATCGCGGACTCCGGGTTCCCGGCTCGCGATTCGAGACCGGGACGTGAACCACCGAACTGAGGAATAATGAACCGTTCTGCGCGCGGCTTGAAGGTTCCAGGCTCTTGCTCGAACGCGGGCAGAAAGTCTCGGCCCGAGCGATCCAGCCGCGATCCTCACGTGCCGACGAGCTCACGGCGGTTCATTATACTAAGAAGCTCATCGGCAGGTAGACTCCCATCGAAAGCGGAGCGGGCCCTGGAGAATAACGGTTCCTGGTTTGCGGTTTTCAGCCGAACCTTGAACTTTTGAACGATTGAACCGCCGCGAAGCGGAGCGCTCGAAGGCTCCCGGTCACGAGATGCCATGCCCGCATACTTACGCGAACTCGCCATCAGTTGATACGGCGGGGCCGATCAAAAGCAAGGGCCCCGAGAGGCCCCCGGGCTGCTCCGGGGGCCTTCTCGCGGAACGTTCTTCAGCCGCGGCGCCACGGTCCCCCGAAGGGCATCACGTTACCGAACGGATTGACGTGCAGCGTGCGTACCTCGCCGGCCTCGTTTTTCAGCTCCACGGAATACATCGTGTGGAACCGGCCGGTAAAGGGAAGCACGCGTTCGACGGTGAAGCCTTTGAGGTACCGGTCCGCGTACGCGGTCGCCAGCTCCTTGGCCTTCTCCTCGGTGATCGTCTCGGCCGCCGCGCCGGGCGCGCCCGCGCAGGGCGGAGCGCCCTGCATCCAGCCGCGGCCCGCGCCGCGCATCATGCCCGGACCCATGCCGCCGCCAGGCCCGCGCCACTGGGCTCCGGCAACGCCGGCCGCGAGGGCCACGCCGCTTGCCAGCGCAATCGCCCCCAGCAATCTTTTCATGGCTCGTTTCCCCCTTTCCTGTCTGGTCTCGCCCCAGGAAGAGGGCAATCGGCATGCCAGGGGGGAGATCGGCCAACCCCGCGGCGGCGCGATACTTTTTTCGCGCGGTCGCGGCGGAAATCGCCGCGTTCGTCGATTCCTCGACGAAAACGTCGAAAGCGAAGCAGCCGTCAGTCGAGCAGTCGGCGCAGCACGGCGAGATTTCGCCGGTCTTCCCTGAGATCCGGACCCTTGGGGGTCTCCAGACACATCGGGAGTCCCCAGAAGCGCTTGTCGTTGACCAGGAGGCGAAAGGCTTCGAGCCCGATCTTCCCCTTGCCGATGTGCTCGTGGCGGTCGACGCGCGAGTTCAGCTCCCGCTTCGAGTCGTTCAAGTGGAAGGCGGCGAGCCGCTCCAGGCCGATCAGCTCGTCGAACTCGGCGAAGGTGCGCTCGTAACCGTCCCGGGTGCGGATGTCGTAGCCGGCGGCGAAAGCGTGCTCGGTGTCGAAGCAGACGCGCAGCCGCTCGCCCTCGCGCGTCGCGTCGATGATGTCGCGCACCTGCTCGAAGCGGTAGCCGAGATTCGAACCCTGTCCGGCCGTGATCTCGAGCGTGACCTTGACCGCGTAGCCGGGACAGGCCGCGTGGATCTCGTCGAGCGAGCGGGCGATCAGCCGGATGCCTTCGCGCTCGCCCGCGCCCATGTGCGCGCCGGGGTGGGCGACCAGGTTGGAAATCCCCAGCCGTTCGCAGCGCTCGACCTCGTCGATGAAAGCCGCCACGGATTTTTTCCTCAGCCGCGCGTCCGGCGACCCCAGGTTCAGAAGATAGGAGTCGTGGGCGATGACGGCGGCGATGCCGGTCTCCCGGCGGTGCCGGGCGAAAAGCTCGATCTCCTCCCGGCTGTAGGGTGGAGCGGCCCATTGCCGCGACGATTTCGTGAAGATCTGGATCGCGTCGCAGCGCACCTTGGCGCCGCGGAGGAGCGCGTTGCTCACGCCGCCGGCAATCGACATGTGGGCGCCGAGCAAAGGGCCGCGTCTCCCTGCCGCGATGGTCTTCACGAGCCTCCCTTCGAGTTGTCGGAACCGCTCGAGCGGAGCGACCGGCCGGTGCCCTATTCCTGAAAATGACGGCGCTCGACGAGCGGCAGCGAGATGCTCCCGGCGCTCAGCAACCGGTCGTGGAAATCCCGCAGCCGGAAGCGCGAGCCCAGGCGCGCCTGCTCCCGCGAGCGCAGCCGGTTGATGATCGACCAGCCGAGCGCGTAACCCATCGGCCCGGCCGGCGACTGGCTGTACCAGTTGAGATCGGCGTGGGCCAGGGGCCGCGGAAAGCCGAGCTCCCGGACCATCAGCTCGGCCGCTTCGTCGTAGGTCATGCCGCCCGTCTGCGTCTTGACGTCGATGACGATGCGCAGCGCCCGCCACAGGCGGTCCTTGAGCATGACAAAGCGGTGCTCTTCGGTTCCGAGAAATCCTTGCTCCTGCATGAGCTGCTCGCAGTACAAGGCCCAGCCTTCGTAAAAAACCGAGGACTCGTTCGTCAAGCGTGGCAGCGTCGAGGCGGTCGGGATCGAGTTGGCGATCGAGAACTGCAGGTGATGCCCGGGATAGCTTTCGTGAACCGAGGTGTTCTCCAGACCCACCCAGTTGTGCTCGCGCAGCAGCTCTTCGTCCGCGGCGGGCGTCACGTAATAGTAGCCGACCTGCTCCGGATCCCTGGGCGACGGCGAGAGGTAGGCGGCAAAGGGGATCTCGTGGCGCCGGAACTCCGGTGTGTAGACCACCCGCAGCTCCTCCCTGGGCGGGAACGAGACCAGATCGTTTTCCCGCACGAACTCTCGCGCGGCGCGCATCGCCTTCTGGTAGGCGGCGAGCAGCTCGCCCGGGCCGGGATGGCGCTCCTGGATCATGCGCGTCACGTCGGCGATGCTCTTCCCGGGGGCGAGCTCGTCGGCGAGCGCCGCCAGGCTCTTCCGGGTCTCGATCAGCAGCGCTTCTCCGAGGGCGAGAAGAGCCGCGGAGTCCAGGGCG
Coding sequences within it:
- a CDS encoding PepSY domain-containing protein, which translates into the protein MKRLLGAIALASGVALAAGVAGAQWRGPGGGMGPGMMRGAGRGWMQGAPPCAGAPGAAAETITEEKAKELATAYADRYLKGFTVERVLPFTGRFHTMYSVELKNEAGEVRTLHVNPFGNVMPFGGPWRRG
- a CDS encoding deoxyribonuclease IV; this encodes MAAGRRGPLLGAHMSIAGGVSNALLRGAKVRCDAIQIFTKSSRQWAAPPYSREEIELFARHRRETGIAAVIAHDSYLLNLGSPDARLRKKSVAAFIDEVERCERLGISNLVAHPGAHMGAGEREGIRLIARSLDEIHAACPGYAVKVTLEITAGQGSNLGYRFEQVRDIIDATREGERLRVCFDTEHAFAAGYDIRTRDGYERTFAEFDELIGLERLAAFHLNDSKRELNSRVDRHEHIGKGKIGLEAFRLLVNDKRFWGLPMCLETPKGPDLREDRRNLAVLRRLLD
- a CDS encoding DUF885 domain-containing protein; the protein is MSAFTDFCARYFRRYFDLHPTEAIYYGVDGYDHLLNDYSDDAYAAEKSFVAESLDALRRIPAEGLDPDEAIDHALLEGRLTIESYERRKEDYRLRQPDIYSPIEAIYILTVRPTRDFPASLRGRLERAPGLIRQGIHNLSRPEANPPKLWTEMAIEGARGALSFLDSLLEHPKVRAEVKNPEELRAAVEKAREAVKDFASFLEADLLPRSSGAYAVGREHYELLLAKKHFLALDSAALLALGEALLIETRKSLAALADELAPGKSIADVTRMIQERHPGPGELLAAYQKAMRAAREFVRENDLVSFPPREELRVVYTPEFRRHEIPFAAYLSPSPRDPEQVGYYYVTPAADEELLREHNWVGLENTSVHESYPGHHLQFSIANSIPTASTLPRLTNESSVFYEGWALYCEQLMQEQGFLGTEEHRFVMLKDRLWRALRIVIDVKTQTGGMTYDEAAELMVRELGFPRPLAHADLNWYSQSPAGPMGYALGWSIINRLRSREQARLGSRFRLRDFHDRLLSAGSISLPLVERRHFQE